The Desulfobacterales bacterium genome includes the window AGGATCAGCAAAACAAAAGAAGAGACAAAAAGAGGCCTTGGGCGCTGAATGGTAAGACGGGAGCAGATCCATCTGTCAGCAACACTCACCCCGTTGCGTCTTGGCTTAGACAGGCACATTCAATCCCTTTTGATTCTAAAAGTCGCTCAAGGTTAGAAAAATGGATAAGATCGGCATCCATTAAAATGTATCACGTTTTGTATGAATAAAAAAGCTTTCGTCATCCCTAAATCCACCGCCTAATATTAAGCGCGGACGTATTTTAGATTGGCGGAGATTTTTTTAACAAAAATTTCACTCCGGCCCGATCCATTTTCTTCCAATCGCTACCAAACACGCCCGAAAGCCAGTTTTTAGGCGCACTTCACCAGCAAAACCCGCTTTGACCATATGTGCGCGGTTGTCTTTGACTATCCCGCCGGCAGCGGTCGAAGCTGCATGATCGCTCTTCTGGCTTCAATCAATAAATCCAACGACGGATGATTCTTCGTCAACCGGATGATATAGCTGCGAGAACGCTTGATGACTCGACCCGCCAGGTTAATGAAAGAAAACCGAACGGCCT containing:
- a CDS encoding transposase, with protein sequence DDFGENAAWWWIMILALNLNAMMKRLALGKSWVSKRMKAVRFSFINLAGRVIKRSRSYIIRLTKNHPSLDLLIEARRAIMQLRPLPAG